One Brachybacterium kimchii genomic window carries:
- a CDS encoding helix-turn-helix domain-containing protein, giving the protein MKWIGVRGALYADPSCWFHPPGTWVETWGELVPEPFNAHDDHALAIDLNGSRLGYASARYAYYAHAMIATLNNTGARVLVPLQYRSDYDRRSKLLIASAFAALPTFPELNKLLPSDEEYVRLLDPLWESLDESVREQIARDGFHLTNDTLPHLIALRHRAPEAGLPSTVRLGAVPRGVERYLAEKRYERQRAEDARIRKRNETIVADFHDGWKQVDIARRQGVSPAVVSRALQKAGVDTRAPRIDPEQRRIRAEIVSLLEDGQSRHEISETLGVSARTITIAAQDAGVDLPSDAGVNDYSRRKMRDRLELCQQAVKLQSEGLTRAEIARRLEVSSDMAKLYLADGRFFTDPSANGDRLDAARHARATGMTTSQAGTNQERRAIRDANMLDLIGDTWR; this is encoded by the coding sequence TTGAAGTGGATCGGTGTGCGTGGCGCCCTGTACGCCGACCCATCGTGCTGGTTCCATCCCCCGGGCACATGGGTGGAGACCTGGGGCGAACTCGTCCCCGAACCCTTCAATGCACACGACGACCACGCACTGGCCATCGACCTCAACGGCTCACGCCTGGGGTATGCGTCTGCCCGGTACGCGTACTACGCGCATGCGATGATCGCGACGCTCAACAACACAGGAGCTCGAGTGCTGGTTCCCCTCCAGTACCGCAGTGACTACGACCGGCGATCCAAGCTGCTCATCGCGAGTGCCTTCGCCGCGCTGCCCACCTTCCCCGAGCTCAACAAGCTGCTGCCCTCGGACGAGGAGTACGTGCGCCTCCTCGATCCCCTCTGGGAATCCCTCGATGAATCGGTCCGCGAGCAGATCGCCCGCGACGGCTTCCACCTCACCAACGACACGCTCCCCCACCTCATCGCACTCCGGCACCGCGCGCCAGAAGCCGGACTCCCATCGACGGTTCGCCTCGGCGCCGTGCCCCGAGGAGTCGAGCGCTATCTCGCCGAGAAGCGCTACGAGCGCCAAAGAGCCGAGGACGCCCGGATCCGGAAGAGGAACGAGACCATCGTCGCGGACTTCCACGACGGCTGGAAGCAAGTCGACATCGCTCGACGCCAAGGAGTCTCTCCCGCCGTCGTTTCCCGGGCGCTGCAGAAGGCCGGCGTCGACACCCGCGCTCCTCGCATCGACCCCGAGCAGCGTCGCATCCGTGCCGAGATCGTCTCGCTGCTCGAGGATGGGCAGTCCCGGCACGAGATCTCCGAAACGCTGGGAGTGTCCGCGCGAACGATCACGATCGCGGCCCAGGATGCAGGGGTCGACCTCCCCTCCGACGCCGGCGTCAACGACTACTCCCGACGCAAGATGCGCGATCGCCTGGAGCTGTGCCAGCAGGCCGTGAAGCTCCAGAGCGAAGGACTTACGCGCGCGGAGATCGCCCGAAGGCTCGAAGTCAGCAGCGACATGGCCAAGCTCTACCTCGCCGACGGCCGGTTCTTCACCGACCCCTCAGCGAACGGCGACAGGCTGGACGCGGCGAGGCATGCGCGCGCCACCGGAATGACCACCAGCCAGGCGGGGACCAACCAGGAGCGCCGAGCGATCCGAGACGCGAACATGCTCGACCTCATCGGCGACACCTGGCGATGA
- a CDS encoding DUF6283 family protein, with the protein MGTTNDSGGELPRKTPCASCPYRCGVPSGVWDRSEYDKLPAYDGDIPEQTSAREFSCHQQDGTVCAGWLGHRDPLELLAVRIGIIDGSLDPSCAEYSTTVPLWPTGADAARHGIASIDAPDERAQDTIAKLERTRDMRERSDRA; encoded by the coding sequence ATGGGAACCACCAACGACAGCGGCGGCGAACTACCCCGGAAAACCCCGTGCGCCTCATGCCCCTACCGCTGCGGCGTGCCCTCCGGCGTCTGGGACCGCAGCGAATACGACAAACTCCCCGCCTACGACGGCGACATCCCCGAGCAGACATCCGCACGCGAGTTCTCCTGCCACCAGCAGGACGGCACCGTCTGCGCCGGCTGGCTCGGACACCGCGACCCGCTCGAGCTCCTGGCCGTGCGGATCGGCATCATCGACGGGAGCCTCGACCCTTCCTGCGCCGAGTACTCCACCACGGTGCCCCTCTGGCCCACGGGCGCAGACGCCGCGCGCCACGGGATCGCATCGATCGACGCACCCGACGAACGAGCGCAGGACACCATCGCCAAGCTGGAGCGCACCCGCGACATGCGCGAGCGCAGCGACCGCGCCTGA